From Streptomyces sp. GSL17-111, one genomic window encodes:
- a CDS encoding DLW-39 family protein, translated as MKKLLLFALAAIGGLLVYRQIQADRAEQDLWTEATDSVPAGTGV; from the coding sequence GTGAAGAAGCTTCTCCTGTTCGCGCTTGCCGCCATCGGCGGACTCCTCGTGTACCGCCAGATTCAGGCGGACCGTGCCGAGCAGGACCTGTGGACGGAGGCCACCGACTCCGTGCCCGCGGGCACGGGTGTGTGA
- a CDS encoding serine/threonine-protein kinase, producing the protein MGEVFAGRYELVDPIGRGGAGAVWRAWDHRRKRYVAAKVLQQSDAHALLRFVREQALRIDHPHVLAPTSWAADDDQVMFAMDLVRGGSLAHLIGDYGALPPRLVCGLLDQLLAGLTAVHAEDVVHRDIKPANILLDATGTGRPHLRLSDFGIAMRKGEPRLTDTAYVVGTPGYFAPEQMLGAEPDFPADLYAVGLVGLYLLTGRKPDAQALLTAYEHGMPDAPDGVPEPLWQVLGGLLQPDPHARFRTATGARKALAGALELLDAGVTLPLGRTTDTVEIFDQIGPLPQGYGADGPHAAHASAAHASPGAAHEPPAPPLPQADASTTGSFHLAPPTPVRPPTAHPAAHPEPRQSAPVPVPVPVTPSPTPLLPASAFPAPGAHPAEAFGPAVPSAPLARRPGPPATVAVPVLALALLCFAVGVWALTQS; encoded by the coding sequence ATGGGCGAGGTCTTCGCTGGCCGGTACGAACTGGTGGACCCGATCGGCCGGGGCGGCGCCGGTGCCGTCTGGCGGGCGTGGGACCACCGCAGGAAGCGGTATGTGGCGGCGAAGGTCCTTCAGCAGAGCGACGCCCACGCCCTGTTGCGCTTCGTGCGGGAACAGGCCCTGCGCATCGACCACCCGCACGTGCTCGCCCCCACGAGCTGGGCCGCCGACGACGACCAGGTCATGTTCGCCATGGACCTCGTGCGCGGCGGCTCCCTCGCCCATCTCATCGGCGACTACGGCGCGTTGCCGCCCCGCCTGGTGTGCGGCCTGCTGGACCAGCTGCTCGCCGGCCTCACCGCCGTCCACGCCGAGGACGTCGTCCACCGCGACATCAAGCCCGCCAACATCCTCCTCGACGCCACCGGCACCGGCCGCCCGCACCTGCGGCTGTCCGACTTCGGCATCGCCATGCGCAAGGGCGAGCCCCGGCTCACCGACACCGCCTACGTCGTCGGCACCCCCGGCTACTTCGCCCCCGAGCAGATGCTGGGCGCCGAGCCGGACTTCCCCGCCGACCTCTACGCCGTCGGGCTCGTCGGCCTCTACCTGCTGACCGGCCGCAAACCGGACGCCCAGGCCCTGCTCACGGCCTACGAGCACGGGATGCCCGACGCCCCCGACGGGGTGCCCGAGCCGCTGTGGCAGGTCCTCGGCGGGCTCCTCCAGCCCGACCCGCACGCCCGCTTCCGCACCGCCACCGGAGCCCGCAAGGCCCTCGCCGGGGCACTGGAGCTGCTGGACGCGGGGGTCACCCTGCCGCTCGGCAGGACCACCGACACCGTGGAGATCTTCGACCAGATCGGCCCCCTGCCGCAGGGGTACGGTGCCGACGGCCCCCACGCCGCCCACGCCTCGGCCGCCCACGCCTCGCCGGGGGCCGCGCACGAGCCACCGGCACCGCCCCTTCCGCAGGCCGACGCGTCGACGACCGGCAGCTTCCACCTGGCCCCGCCGACGCCCGTCCGGCCCCCGACCGCGCACCCGGCCGCGCACCCGGAGCCGAGGCAGTCCGCCCCCGTCCCCGTCCCCGTCCCCGTCACCCCCAGCCCGACGCCGCTGCTCCCCGCCTCCGCCTTCCCGGCGCCCGGCGCCCACCCGGCGGAGGCCTTCGGCCCAGCGGTGCCGAGCGCGCCCCTCGCGCGCCGCCCGGGACCGCCCGCCACGGTGGCGGTCCCCGTCCTGGCCCTCGCGCTGCTGTGCTTCGCCGTGGGCGTCTGGGCACTCACCCAGTCCTGA
- a CDS encoding helix-turn-helix domain-containing protein produces MEAAQQDPTAKARELQSAWYGEPLGTLFRRLIDDLGLNQARLATVLGLSAPMLSQLMSGQRAKIGNPAVVQRVQALQELAGEVASGQVSAADATRRMEEVRRSAGQSVLGGAAGTTTSGQQNTVKRAVREIQSLLRAISDAQEILEASQTLAGTHPELAEFLKVYGAGKTSDAVRHYEAHQG; encoded by the coding sequence ATGGAAGCAGCACAGCAGGACCCCACGGCCAAGGCCCGGGAGCTGCAGAGCGCTTGGTACGGCGAACCGCTGGGCACGCTGTTCCGACGGCTGATCGACGACCTGGGCCTCAACCAGGCGCGGCTGGCCACCGTGCTGGGCCTGTCGGCCCCGATGCTCTCGCAGCTCATGAGTGGACAGCGGGCCAAGATCGGCAATCCGGCCGTCGTCCAGCGCGTCCAGGCGCTGCAGGAGCTGGCCGGGGAGGTGGCGAGCGGGCAGGTCAGCGCCGCCGACGCCACCCGCCGCATGGAGGAGGTCCGCCGCTCCGCCGGGCAGAGCGTGCTGGGCGGAGCGGCCGGCACCACCACGTCGGGTCAGCAGAACACCGTCAAGCGCGCCGTCCGCGAGATCCAGTCCCTGCTGCGGGCCATCTCGGACGCCCAGGAGATCCTGGAGGCCTCCCAGACCCTCGCCGGAACCCACCCCGAGCTGGCAGAGTTCCTCAAGGTGTACGGGGCGGGCAAGACCTCGGACGCGGTCAGGCACTACGAGGCCCACCAGGGCTGA
- a CDS encoding TerD family protein has translation MMTLTKEDGPADMTGVTHLSLGVSWDFTAGSSGGVLGKLRRKTGTDLDLIAIAMHGGDPVRLAGLDSLDPMGNGSLVHSGDNQSGHGDGDDETVTVEFARIPHHITSIVFVAAAYKKGSAFQKARNVSFKVYDGTGGSSQQVADIWPSLLSKDNGCAVAKAVRIGDGWKLQVINETGKIKQGDEHDLMRFATSK, from the coding sequence ATGATGACGCTCACGAAGGAAGACGGCCCGGCAGACATGACCGGGGTGACCCACCTGTCCCTTGGAGTGTCCTGGGACTTCACCGCGGGAAGCAGCGGTGGCGTGCTGGGCAAGCTCCGCCGCAAGACCGGGACCGACCTGGACCTGATCGCCATCGCGATGCACGGCGGGGACCCGGTGCGTCTTGCGGGCCTCGACTCGCTCGACCCGATGGGCAACGGCTCCCTCGTGCACAGCGGTGACAACCAGAGCGGGCACGGGGACGGGGACGACGAGACGGTGACCGTCGAGTTCGCCCGGATCCCGCACCACATCACGTCGATCGTGTTCGTCGCCGCCGCGTACAAGAAGGGCAGCGCCTTCCAGAAGGCGCGCAACGTCAGCTTCAAGGTCTACGACGGGACCGGGGGCAGCTCGCAGCAGGTCGCCGACATCTGGCCGAGCCTGCTCAGCAAGGACAACGGCTGCGCGGTGGCCAAGGCGGTGCGCATCGGCGACGGTTGGAAGCTTCAGGTCATCAACGAGACGGGCAAGATCAAGCAGGGCGACGAGCACGACCTGATGCGCTTCGCGACCAGCAAGTGA
- a CDS encoding SpoIIE family protein phosphatase, which translates to MDGDSSFLSSPESAEPRENAYLVFDEEGVVTGWSPPVGPLLGYPTARLRTLRVRDLVDDAVAARLLTHGDGEPDPAAVPVPVRCADGGRVELVLRPHRVRVGADAWQSLVELEDPELVRRRYFRDAVLRGLFARSPFIIDVFDDRLRFLAQNHSQIRPHGSASRVVGLTMREAAPGGHLDYDAFEERQRRVLETGEPQIAGEIRGRLPGEHDREVVYSETIAPLRDASGAVIALLHLVLDTTDRVHARERLALVNEASGKMGTTLDVTRTAREIAEAVVPGFADLACVDLLEPGDGTGEAALTRRATAGAAGNAGEPGASLPLPPLPLALRALHDGGPLLLTGERLAAELAPTGRAAGEDGPHSWLLVPMRARGESLGVVGFARSRWSPLFEPDDVLLAEELAARAGASVDNAVRYSQERATALALQRSLLPQRFPDVLTLESASRYLPSSGQPMPGGAWFDVLRLSSARIGLVVGSAPGTGLASAVTMGRVRTAVRTLADLDLPPDELLSQLDDQVRRQQEELAEGASSAAGTTCVYAVIDPVARSCTLATAGHPAPVLVPRGGAPGRVDVPSAPALGTGAPLFESRTLPLDEGDVLLLHTGPAPERAAPDAWADAVGAFLDGLRTSAGPGDDGPEPTLDALCDAVLARLGPTELGTDLALLSVRAHPLPEDRHAAWELPVDPRSVGRARELTAQQLTRWSMEELVPTTELLVSELVTNAVRYGAPPLRLQLIWGRTLVCEVWDGSSTAPHVRRALDTDEGGRGLFMVAQLAELWGTRYGPRGKVIWAEEAL; encoded by the coding sequence ATGGATGGTGACAGCTCGTTCCTCTCCTCACCGGAGTCGGCGGAGCCGCGCGAGAACGCGTACCTGGTGTTCGACGAGGAGGGGGTCGTCACCGGGTGGAGCCCGCCGGTCGGCCCGCTGCTCGGGTACCCCACGGCGCGGCTGCGGACGCTGCGGGTCCGGGATCTCGTCGACGACGCCGTGGCGGCGCGGCTGCTCACGCACGGGGACGGTGAGCCCGACCCGGCAGCCGTGCCCGTCCCCGTCCGGTGTGCGGACGGGGGCCGCGTCGAGCTGGTGCTGCGACCGCACCGCGTCCGGGTCGGGGCGGACGCCTGGCAGTCGCTGGTGGAGCTGGAGGATCCGGAGCTGGTGCGCCGGCGCTACTTCCGCGACGCCGTGCTCCGCGGCCTGTTCGCCAGGTCGCCGTTCATCATCGACGTCTTCGACGACCGGCTCCGCTTCCTCGCCCAGAACCACTCGCAGATCCGCCCGCACGGCTCGGCGTCCCGGGTGGTGGGCCTCACCATGCGGGAGGCCGCTCCGGGGGGCCACCTGGACTACGACGCGTTCGAGGAGCGTCAGCGGCGCGTGCTGGAGACCGGGGAGCCGCAGATCGCGGGGGAGATCCGGGGGCGGCTGCCGGGCGAGCACGATCGTGAGGTCGTCTACTCGGAGACGATCGCCCCGCTGCGTGACGCGTCGGGTGCGGTGATCGCGCTGCTCCACCTGGTGCTGGACACCACGGACCGGGTCCATGCCCGCGAGCGCCTCGCGCTGGTGAACGAGGCCAGCGGGAAGATGGGCACGACCCTCGACGTGACGCGGACCGCGCGGGAGATCGCCGAGGCCGTCGTGCCGGGCTTCGCCGATCTCGCCTGCGTCGACCTGCTGGAGCCCGGGGACGGGACCGGGGAGGCCGCACTGACCCGGCGGGCGACCGCCGGGGCCGCCGGAAACGCCGGGGAGCCCGGTGCGTCGCTGCCGCTCCCCCCGCTCCCGCTGGCCCTGCGGGCCCTGCACGACGGTGGGCCGCTGCTCCTGACCGGGGAGCGCCTCGCCGCCGAGCTCGCCCCGACGGGCCGCGCCGCGGGGGAGGACGGGCCGCACTCGTGGCTGCTGGTGCCGATGCGGGCGCGGGGCGAGTCGCTGGGCGTCGTGGGCTTCGCCCGGTCGCGCTGGTCGCCGCTCTTCGAGCCCGACGACGTCCTGCTCGCGGAGGAGCTGGCGGCCCGGGCGGGGGCCAGTGTGGACAACGCCGTGCGGTACTCGCAGGAGCGGGCCACGGCGCTGGCGTTGCAGCGCAGCCTGCTCCCCCAGCGCTTCCCGGACGTGCTGACGCTGGAGTCGGCCTCGCGCTACCTGCCGTCCTCGGGGCAGCCGATGCCGGGGGGTGCGTGGTTCGACGTGCTGCGGCTCTCCAGCGCCCGCATCGGCCTGGTCGTGGGCAGCGCGCCCGGCACGGGCCTGGCCTCGGCCGTCACCATGGGCCGGGTCCGTACGGCCGTCCGCACCCTCGCGGACCTCGACCTGCCGCCGGACGAACTGCTCTCGCAGCTGGACGACCAGGTGCGGCGGCAGCAGGAGGAGCTGGCCGAGGGCGCCAGCAGTGCGGCGGGGACGACCTGCGTGTACGCGGTGATCGACCCGGTGGCCAGGAGTTGCACGCTGGCCACCGCGGGGCACCCGGCCCCCGTCCTGGTGCCGCGAGGCGGGGCGCCCGGACGGGTCGACGTGCCGTCGGCCCCGGCCCTCGGAACCGGTGCCCCGCTGTTCGAGAGCCGGACGCTGCCGCTGGACGAGGGCGACGTCCTGCTGCTGCACACCGGCCCGGCCCCGGAGCGGGCGGCTCCGGACGCGTGGGCCGACGCGGTCGGCGCGTTTCTCGACGGGCTCCGGACGTCGGCGGGGCCCGGGGACGACGGCCCGGAGCCCACCCTCGACGCCCTGTGCGACGCCGTGCTGGCCCGCCTCGGGCCGACGGAGCTCGGGACGGACCTGGCCCTGCTGTCCGTGCGCGCGCACCCGCTGCCCGAGGACCGCCACGCCGCCTGGGAGCTGCCCGTCGACCCGCGTTCGGTGGGGCGTGCCCGCGAACTGACGGCACAGCAGCTGACCCGGTGGTCGATGGAGGAGCTCGTCCCGACCACGGAGCTGCTGGTCAGCGAGCTGGTGACCAACGCCGTCCGGTACGGCGCCCCGCCGCTGCGCCTGCAGCTGATCTGGGGGCGGACGCTGGTCTGCGAGGTGTGGGACGGCAGCAGCACCGCCCCCCACGTGCGGCGGGCCCTCGACACGGACGAGGGCGGGCGCGGGCTGTTCATGGTCGCCCAGCTCGCCGAGTTGTGGGGGACGCGCTACGGGCCGCGCGGGAAGGTCATCTGGGCGGAGGAGGCCCTCTGA
- a CDS encoding DUF6230 family protein, with amino-acid sequence MTLRALPEGRTHWRRGALVALPALLTAGGLGGAMTSGALALDLKIQDRPLRLATSSVYGTQYGAAVVDVPHTRPDGTTGTVRVLRMGFADGVINGLCLSQQQEIMGATYTLLFTLGDDDPASWEITTQNTVLDVREATGVLDMDGVVDLNVDGADVTTVDDEAGNPVDNPLGAPEHRFGIQAGYAKFDGITGTVQDIQIPGLLTTPHLNLSVRPGDVACPAPAPPVGTP; translated from the coding sequence ATGACCCTCCGCGCACTGCCCGAAGGGCGCACCCACTGGCGGCGCGGCGCGCTCGTCGCCCTCCCCGCCCTGCTGACGGCCGGCGGCCTCGGCGGCGCCATGACGTCCGGCGCGCTGGCGCTCGACCTGAAGATCCAGGACCGGCCCCTGCGCCTGGCGACCAGCAGCGTCTACGGCACGCAGTACGGCGCCGCCGTCGTCGACGTGCCCCACACCCGGCCGGACGGCACGACCGGCACCGTCCGCGTCCTGCGCATGGGCTTCGCCGACGGCGTCATCAACGGCCTGTGTCTGAGCCAGCAGCAGGAGATCATGGGGGCGACCTACACGCTCCTGTTCACCCTCGGCGACGACGACCCCGCCTCGTGGGAGATCACCACGCAGAACACCGTGCTGGACGTCCGCGAGGCCACGGGCGTCCTGGACATGGACGGCGTCGTCGACCTCAACGTCGACGGCGCCGATGTCACCACCGTCGACGACGAGGCGGGGAACCCCGTGGACAACCCGCTGGGCGCCCCCGAGCACCGCTTCGGCATCCAGGCCGGCTACGCGAAGTTCGACGGCATCACCGGAACCGTCCAGGACATCCAGATCCCCGGCCTCCTCACCACACCGCACCTCAACCTCAGCGTGCGCCCCGGCGACGTCGCCTGCCCCGCACCGGCGCCGCCCGTCGGCACCCCCTGA
- a CDS encoding DUF6114 domain-containing protein, whose amino-acid sequence MLTGATAATDPTTDPGTDPAARPGARRRARAAGHALRALWVWFGAFRRTRPFWGCVWLVAGGWTVLKFSLSSLQLIVTTGFGGVAGYLVGGGMILSGLIPLALPAQRWTFGLIGAVLAVVSLVTSNLGGFVVGMALGVLGGSMMVGWGPKRPPRHRRRPAPDPADGA is encoded by the coding sequence ATGCTGACCGGTGCCACGGCCGCGACCGACCCCACCACCGACCCCGGTACCGACCCCGCCGCGCGCCCCGGCGCTCGGCGTCGGGCCCGCGCGGCCGGTCACGCCCTGCGCGCCCTGTGGGTCTGGTTCGGCGCCTTCCGCCGCACCCGCCCGTTCTGGGGCTGTGTGTGGCTCGTCGCCGGGGGCTGGACGGTCCTGAAGTTCTCCCTCAGCTCCCTCCAGCTCATCGTCACCACCGGCTTCGGCGGCGTGGCGGGGTACCTCGTCGGGGGCGGCATGATCCTCTCCGGGCTCATCCCGCTCGCCCTGCCCGCGCAGCGCTGGACCTTCGGCCTCATCGGGGCCGTGCTCGCCGTCGTCTCGCTGGTGACGTCCAACCTCGGCGGCTTCGTCGTCGGCATGGCCCTCGGCGTGCTGGGCGGCTCGATGATGGTCGGCTGGGGCCCCAAGCGGCCGCCTCGGCACCGCCGTCGGCCCGCCCCGGACCCGGCGGACGGTGCGTGA
- a CDS encoding DUF6230 family protein, with amino-acid sequence MTLPPPSLTAPRRRGAHRRVALGTLGALRRLPATGAEGVASWNRRMLAEAEDGTRRGTRWGRGALAFVPAALAVGALATALTQGALAATFNVTDQPFSLTSNGVSGLGFGAIVNTPPVGHPDGTTSTDTGMTRVGFASAGLAGLCAIVHQEIAGVPYSLLLTAGQDVQDGAPAEFTPDIDASNLYLQAVELNSSGVTTLENAVIGQSADQVLVDGKPLTGARPGAFGLGSTGEDGGSSVELHGLDATAYDAEIAGSLALPQLTLKVVGGKATTC; translated from the coding sequence ATGACCCTTCCCCCGCCCTCCCTCACCGCTCCGCGCCGACGCGGAGCCCACCGGCGTGTCGCCCTCGGAACCCTCGGCGCCCTCCGCAGGCTGCCCGCCACCGGCGCCGAGGGCGTGGCGTCCTGGAACCGGCGCATGCTGGCCGAGGCCGAGGACGGCACCCGGCGCGGCACCCGGTGGGGACGCGGCGCGCTCGCCTTCGTCCCGGCGGCCCTCGCCGTCGGCGCGCTGGCCACCGCCCTGACCCAGGGCGCCCTCGCCGCCACGTTCAACGTCACCGATCAGCCCTTCTCCCTGACCTCCAACGGCGTCTCCGGGCTGGGCTTCGGCGCGATCGTCAACACCCCGCCGGTCGGCCACCCCGACGGCACCACCTCCACGGACACCGGCATGACCCGCGTCGGCTTCGCGAGCGCCGGTCTCGCCGGGCTGTGCGCGATCGTCCACCAGGAGATCGCGGGCGTCCCGTACTCGCTGCTGCTGACGGCCGGCCAGGACGTCCAGGACGGCGCGCCGGCCGAGTTCACCCCCGACATCGACGCGTCGAACCTCTACCTCCAGGCCGTCGAGCTCAACTCCTCGGGCGTCACCACCCTGGAGAACGCGGTCATCGGGCAGTCGGCGGACCAGGTGCTCGTGGACGGCAAGCCGCTGACCGGGGCCCGGCCCGGCGCGTTCGGCCTCGGCTCCACGGGCGAGGACGGCGGCAGCTCCGTCGAACTCCACGGCCTCGACGCCACCGCCTACGACGCCGAGATCGCGGGCTCCCTCGCCCTGCCGCAGCTGACGCTGAAGGTCGTCGGCGGGAAGGCGACGACATGCTGA
- a CDS encoding DUF6114 domain-containing protein, with amino-acid sequence MTTDPAPTPSPDAPGPGARGAARPRTSRSPLRRARTAFRRWRRVRPFWGALWTGLGGFVIFFLPMAPLGKILQVGVGGIAGMAGGVLLMAMALLILLMPGQRHTAGVIAVIAGVASFPLSNLGGFVVGMVLAVLGGSMAFGWLPERPARRWRRLRRLPAAEPAEAPGTP; translated from the coding sequence ATGACGACCGACCCGGCTCCCACCCCCTCCCCCGACGCGCCCGGCCCGGGCGCCCGCGGGGCCGCACGCCCCCGGACGTCCCGCTCGCCGCTGCGCCGGGCCCGCACGGCCTTCCGCCGGTGGCGCCGCGTCCGCCCCTTCTGGGGCGCGCTGTGGACGGGGCTCGGCGGCTTCGTCATCTTCTTCCTGCCCATGGCGCCGCTCGGGAAGATCCTCCAGGTCGGTGTCGGCGGCATCGCCGGCATGGCCGGTGGCGTGCTCCTCATGGCCATGGCCCTGCTCATCCTCCTGATGCCCGGCCAGCGGCACACCGCGGGAGTCATCGCGGTGATCGCCGGGGTCGCGTCCTTCCCGCTGTCCAACCTCGGCGGCTTCGTCGTCGGCATGGTCCTCGCGGTCCTCGGGGGGTCGATGGCCTTCGGCTGGCTGCCCGAGCGGCCCGCCCGCCGGTGGCGCCGCCTCCGGCGCCTCCCGGCGGCGGAGCCCGCCGAAGCGCCGGGCACGCCGTGA
- a CDS encoding DUF6230 family protein, with protein MKESVRGVTRWRRSAALALPAGIAVGAMTAAMVQGALAANLSLTSVPFTLSSKTVAAPDGIGAIMNSVDAGGEKAVAQVGIPRAGLDGICVHATQSVNLPVIGDLGTWSLNIHSPAAQTPLTPEQLAGGDGLQANKLVLDAQAVGAATATLNASDVTPNTIGAAADSENIKDTGLTGGTPGQFGLDATGGRTDLADLAADANGATISGAITLPDLSIGIKHGDQGCEG; from the coding sequence ATGAAGGAATCGGTCAGAGGAGTCACCCGCTGGCGCAGATCGGCCGCGCTCGCCCTGCCGGCCGGCATCGCCGTCGGCGCCATGACGGCCGCCATGGTGCAGGGCGCCCTCGCGGCGAACCTGTCGCTCACGAGCGTCCCGTTCACCCTCAGCTCCAAGACCGTGGCCGCCCCCGACGGCATCGGCGCGATCATGAACTCCGTCGACGCGGGCGGCGAGAAGGCCGTGGCCCAGGTCGGCATCCCCCGGGCCGGGCTGGACGGCATCTGCGTCCACGCGACCCAGTCGGTGAACCTGCCGGTCATCGGCGACCTCGGCACCTGGTCGCTGAACATCCACTCCCCGGCGGCACAGACCCCCCTGACGCCCGAACAGCTGGCCGGCGGTGACGGCCTCCAGGCCAACAAGCTCGTCCTGGACGCCCAGGCCGTGGGCGCCGCCACCGCCACGCTGAACGCCAGCGATGTCACGCCCAACACCATCGGCGCCGCCGCTGACAGCGAGAACATCAAGGACACCGGTCTCACCGGCGGCACCCCCGGCCAGTTCGGCCTGGACGCCACCGGCGGCCGGACCGACCTGGCCGACCTGGCCGCCGACGCGAACGGCGCCACCATCTCCGGCGCGATCACGCTGCCGGACCTCTCCATCGGCATCAAGCACGGCGACCAGGGCTGCGAAGGCTGA
- the lepB gene encoding signal peptidase I has translation MRPRRFLVALLAVLTVLSGGTAVGVTALSVRVEGASMAPTLHDGERLLAAPGSADDVRRFDLVLMHRPRTDVLIVKRVIALPGDRVGIVSTPQDPFEVLLRTAGDDRLHRVASDAWSDRAGRTGNCCRADGTRSAAPRMRTVPPGRFFFLGDNPDVSDDSRVYGWGRLEDVAGRVGARVWPPSAPHGIGNRPHLTEVPGDGP, from the coding sequence ATGAGACCGCGCCGGTTCCTCGTCGCGCTGCTCGCCGTGCTCACGGTCCTGAGCGGCGGCACGGCCGTCGGCGTCACCGCGCTGAGCGTGCGCGTCGAGGGCGCCAGCATGGCACCGACCCTGCACGACGGCGAGCGGCTGCTCGCCGCCCCCGGCTCGGCCGACGACGTCCGCCGGTTCGACCTCGTCCTGATGCACCGGCCCCGCACGGACGTGCTCATCGTCAAGCGCGTCATCGCGCTGCCGGGCGATCGCGTCGGCATCGTCTCCACCCCGCAGGACCCCTTCGAGGTGCTGCTCAGGACGGCGGGCGACGACCGCCTCCACCGGGTGGCGTCGGACGCCTGGAGCGACCGCGCCGGGCGCACCGGCAACTGCTGCCGGGCGGACGGCACCCGCTCGGCCGCGCCCCGCATGCGGACCGTCCCGCCGGGCCGGTTCTTCTTCCTGGGCGACAACCCCGACGTCTCCGACGACTCCCGCGTCTACGGGTGGGGACGCCTGGAGGACGTCGCCGGACGGGTCGGCGCGCGCGTCTGGCCGCCGTCCGCCCCGCACGGCATCGGCAACCGCCCGCACCTGACGGAGGTGCCGGGCGACGGCCCCTGA
- a CDS encoding AraC family transcriptional regulator, whose product MVTRSVSVHHVRAVLHGAERRNLSTEPVLRRAGIAPELLDDDRARVSPAQFALLVKALWTALDDELLGFGPIPFKVGTFAMMCRVVVYDGVHGSRDLRAALRRCQEFYDLFPAGPRLRLVEPGGARDEAAVEFDVADCDGPAHFGSEGTTVVGHRFAGWLLRRRIVLRRAEFSYPAPAHALEYDLLFGAPCVFGTPRTAIVFDRALLDEPVLQDAEGLRTFLRRAPVDVLARLDYAATVSARVRRLLGHALPGPLPTPEQIAARLSVSPQTLRRQLAAEGTSFQQVRDRLRRDHAIAVLASGRVSIEALSQQLGFSEPSAFHRAFRRWTGATPRSYRLGHGQRN is encoded by the coding sequence GTGGTGACGCGCTCGGTGAGCGTCCACCACGTCCGCGCCGTCCTGCACGGCGCCGAGCGGCGGAACCTCTCCACGGAACCCGTCCTGCGCCGGGCCGGCATCGCGCCGGAGCTGCTCGACGACGACCGCGCGCGGGTGTCGCCCGCCCAGTTCGCCCTGCTCGTCAAGGCACTGTGGACCGCCCTCGACGACGAACTGCTGGGCTTCGGGCCGATCCCCTTCAAGGTGGGGACGTTCGCCATGATGTGCCGGGTCGTCGTGTACGACGGCGTGCACGGCAGCCGCGACCTGCGGGCCGCCCTGCGCCGCTGCCAGGAGTTCTACGACCTCTTCCCGGCCGGCCCCCGGCTGCGGCTGGTCGAACCCGGAGGCGCGCGGGACGAGGCGGCCGTGGAGTTCGACGTGGCCGACTGCGACGGCCCGGCACACTTCGGCTCGGAGGGCACCACGGTCGTCGGGCACCGCTTCGCCGGCTGGCTGCTCCGGCGCCGGATCGTGCTCCGCCGTGCCGAGTTCTCCTACCCCGCGCCCGCCCACGCGCTGGAGTACGACCTGCTCTTCGGTGCCCCCTGCGTCTTCGGCACGCCGCGCACCGCCATCGTCTTCGACCGCGCTCTCCTGGACGAGCCGGTGCTCCAGGACGCGGAGGGGTTGCGGACGTTCCTGCGCCGCGCGCCCGTGGACGTCCTCGCCCGCCTCGACTACGCCGCGACCGTGTCCGCCCGCGTCCGCCGCCTCCTCGGGCACGCCCTGCCCGGGCCGCTGCCCACCCCCGAGCAGATCGCCGCCCGGCTGTCCGTCAGCCCGCAGACGCTGCGCCGTCAACTGGCCGCCGAGGGGACGTCGTTCCAGCAGGTCCGGGACCGGCTCCGGCGGGACCACGCGATCGCCGTCCTCGCCTCCGGTCGCGTCTCCATCGAGGCGCTCTCCCAGCAGCTCGGCTTCTCCGAACCCAGCGCCTTCCACCGGGCCTTCCGCCGCTGGACGGGCGCCACGCCCCGCAGCTACCGACTCGGGCACGGTCAACGAAACTGA